GGATTGTCCTGATAGATCGTCTACAGGGTTTTTACCCACGAGAAACTCCTTTTATTAATGGCATGCTTCGGCGTGCAATGGTCTGATAGGTCCCGCTGTTCCTATGGTAAAAACGAGATGTGTGCACCTGTATTAGAGTTAGCCCATTTTTTGCAAACAGCTTTTTTCAAAAATAATAGGTAACATATAATTGATAGCATAGTGCCTAGGCTTGAGGTTGTACCATGCCTCAATCCAGGTAAATACGGCTAAGCGTGCTTCTACTTTACTTTTAAAACTGCAACGGTTGAGTAATTCACATTCAAGGCTGGCAAAAAAGCTTTCCGCCATCGCATTATCATAAACATCCCCCACGCTGCCCATAGAAGATTTTACGCCCATTGCCTTGCAGCGGCTGCCAAAAGCAAGACTAGTGTATTGACTGCCGCGATCGCTATGATGAATGATGTTTGCATGCGCATCAGCCGCGCCACATGCTGACGACTCACAATCCAACGCTGTTCCATGAGTTCAGCACGCACACGGGGCATACCATAGGTGGCATCTGATTGAGCATGTATAGTGCGAATGCATACTATCAGTTTCAAATTTGCTTGCTTACGACGACTTGGCGCTCGCGTCAAGCATAGTATACACTGCGTGAAATTCCAAGAACGCGGCATAATACCTGTAAAGGCAAGTCGGCCTGATTCCCCATTAAAAGC
The Mycoavidus cysteinexigens genome window above contains:
- a CDS encoding integrase core domain-containing protein; the protein is MGVKSSMGSVGDVYDNAMAESFFASLECELLNRCSFKSKVEARLAVFTWIEAWYNLKPRHYAINYMLPIIFEKSCLQKMG
- a CDS encoding IS3 family transposase; the protein is MKLIVCIRTIHAQSDATYGMPRVRAELMEQRWIVSRQHVARLMRMQTSFIIAIAAVNTLVLLLAAAARQWA